Sequence from the Guyparkeria hydrothermalis genome:
TGCCCGGCAGGCCGAGGAACGGCGTGCCCAGCACCTCACCGATTGCCAACGGCTTGCCCGGCTTGAGGAAGATGCGCCAGTGATCGATGCGTCCCAGCGCCTCGACTCCGGCGCGCACCAGGTCGGCCTCCCCCACCGACACACCGCCGGAGGTGACGATCAGGTCGGCCTCGGCCGCCTCGCGCAGGCGCGCGTCAATTTCGGAGCGGTCATCGGGCAGCACGGCTCGCTGGACGATCTCGACACCAGCAGCAGCCAGCAGCACCTCCAGCATCGGCCCGTTGGCATCGTAGATCTTGCCCGGCGCGAACGGATCGCCGGGCGCGAGCAGCTCGTCACCGGTCGTCAACAGGGCCACGCGCACCCGCCGACCGACCGTCACTTTTGCCTGCCCCGTGCTGGCGAGCAGGCCGAGCATGGCGGCCGTGACACGCGTGCCGGCGGACAACAGCCGCTCGCCTTCACGCGTATCCGCACCGGTCTGACGCACGCCATCGCCCTGCGAGACGTCAGCCTGCCAACAGGCCCGGTCGGCATCGATCTCGACGGATTCCTGGGCGATGACCGTATCGGCCCCTTCCGGCAACAGCGCCCCGGTAAAGATGCGCATCGCGGTCCCTGGCTCGAGGGTCGCGGGCGGGTCGCCGGCGAACTGCTTGCCGACGACCGGACACGACTCGCCGGCCACCAGAGGGCCGGCACCCGCGTAACCGTCGAACAGGCTCAACGGGGCAACCGGCACGTCGCGCGGCGCGGTGACCGGCTCGGCCAGCACCCGGCCGACCGACTCGAGCACCGGCACCTGCTCGGCATCCCCGAGTGGCTGGATCCAGTCGCGCAGGCGCGCAACCACGTTATCGACCGTATCCATCGGCGCGGCCACCCCTTCAGTCCTCGAACTCGGCAAACCAGCGGCGGCGCGCCGCCTCGTCGCTCTCACGAGCATCCACCCAGCGGGTGTTGCCCTCGGGATCAACCTCCTTCTTCCAGAATGGCGCGTGCGTCTTGAGGTAATCCATGATGAAGGTGCAAGCATCCAGCGCATCACGTCGGTGGGCACTGGCGACCGCGACCAGCACGATCTGATCCGTGGGCCGCAGGTGACCCACTCGATGAACGATGCTCACGCCGGCCAGTGGCCACCGGGAAATCGCTTCGTCCGCCACCCGTCCCAGGGCGCGCTCGGTCATGCCCGGATAGTGCTCGAGCACCAGGTCGCTGACCTCGAGATCGTCGTTGATGTCGCGCACGGTGCCGAGGAAGCTCGCCACCGCACCCACATGAGCGCACTGCGAACGCAGTTCGCCGAGCACACCGCCGATGTCGAAATCGGCCTCTTGAACACGAATGGAACGGTACACGGTTGCTGTCGATGCCCTTCTGGATATTTCCGGCAGACTATAACGGTCCGGCGTGCGCCGGCCAAGGGCGTTATTGCCGGGGCGCGGTAGCATGCCGCCTGGCCAGGAAGCCCGCTTGAAGCCGCCTGCATGACTGATACCCCATTAAATGTTCAAAACCGGCCTCGGTTGTTAATTAGAACCCTCTGATGTAGATTGCTGCCGGTTCAAATTTTTGATCCGGTGGTCGATCATGGACCCCTGTCTGGATTGACCCGACCGGAAGACCCATGAACAATAGCGGGTCAATTGGCGACATCGGCAAGCCGCCGGCCTGTCCTCAAAAATGCGCGCCTTGCGGTTGTCGGAGAACCGCAAGGCACGGAATGGATCGAAATGAGTTGATCCGACCAATTGCCTACGATGCAGGAGTGAGCAATGTCAGAAACCACACTTGATCAGACGCCGCAGAGCGATGCCCGCGAGGGCGTGGCTTCCAGCGACCGTCGCAAATTCCTCCGCAAGAGCGTCGCGCTGGCGGCATCTGGCGCTGCCGCTGCAGCCGCCGGCAATGCCTACGCAGGTGACGTCAAGCTGGAGACCGTAACGGATCCGCTGAAGCCTGGCGCGACCCGCAACATCCTCGGCCGCGGCGTGGTATCCGTTCCTTACGGCATGCCGTCGAAGTTCGAGAAGCACGTCGTTCGTCGCAACGTCAGCTGGCTGACCGCCGATACCGTCGCCTCGATCAGCTTCACCCCGTGGCAGGACCTCAACGGCATCATCACGCCGAACGGCCTGCACTTCGAGCGTCACCACGCCGGTGCCGTCGACGTTGATCCTGAGACCCACCGCCTGGTTATCCACGGCATGGTCGACAAGCCGATGATCTTCACCATGGAAGATCTCAAGCGCATGCCGTCGCACACCGCGATCCACTTCCTCGAGTGCCCGGCCAACGGCGCAATGGAATGGCGCGGCGTCCAGATGGACTCCATGCAGTTCACCCACGGCATGATGGCCTGCTCCGAGTGGACCGGCGTCAAGCTGACCGACCTGATGGAGTACGTTGGTGTCGATCCGAAGTCGACCTGGCTGTACGCCGAAGGCACCGACGGTTCTGCCCTGCAGCGTTCCATCCCGATGGAAGGCGCCAAGGACCAGTTCGGCGAGCCGCTG
This genomic interval carries:
- a CDS encoding molybdenum cofactor biosynthesis protein MoaE is translated as MYRSIRVQEADFDIGGVLGELRSQCAHVGAVASFLGTVRDINDDLEVSDLVLEHYPGMTERALGRVADEAISRWPLAGVSIVHRVGHLRPTDQIVLVAVASAHRRDALDACTFIMDYLKTHAPFWKKEVDPEGNTRWVDARESDEAARRRWFAEFED
- a CDS encoding molybdopterin molybdotransferase MoeA — translated: MDTVDNVVARLRDWIQPLGDAEQVPVLESVGRVLAEPVTAPRDVPVAPLSLFDGYAGAGPLVAGESCPVVGKQFAGDPPATLEPGTAMRIFTGALLPEGADTVIAQESVEIDADRACWQADVSQGDGVRQTGADTREGERLLSAGTRVTAAMLGLLASTGQAKVTVGRRVRVALLTTGDELLAPGDPFAPGKIYDANGPMLEVLLAAAGVEIVQRAVLPDDRSEIDARLREAAEADLIVTSGGVSVGEADLVRAGVEALGRIDHWRIFLKPGKPLAIGEVLGTPFLGLPGNPVSTFVTYLRFVRTAIDRLAGQEDPGAWPTLPLPLASARTGGDRPEYIRVRRVEVDGRVMLDVYPDQNSGLLSSLAWADGLALIPPGARLAAGDTVEFTAFKELGL
- the soxC gene encoding sulfite dehydrogenase → MSETTLDQTPQSDAREGVASSDRRKFLRKSVALAASGAAAAAAGNAYAGDVKLETVTDPLKPGATRNILGRGVVSVPYGMPSKFEKHVVRRNVSWLTADTVASISFTPWQDLNGIITPNGLHFERHHAGAVDVDPETHRLVIHGMVDKPMIFTMEDLKRMPSHTAIHFLECPANGAMEWRGVQMDSMQFTHGMMACSEWTGVKLTDLMEYVGVDPKSTWLYAEGTDGSALQRSIPMEGAKDQFGEPLPADSCEMYKDAMIAYAQNGEALRPENGYPIRFLLPGCEANMSIKWLRRIKFVDKPLVTYQETRHYIEPLPDGTIRQFSLVNETNSVINYPCPDNQMKGKGAYEIRGIAWSGRGKIAHVDVSVDGGKNWKEAELVEPVMSKCVTKFKLPFEWNGDEHLIMSRATDETGYVQPTLMQLRNVRGTNSIYHKNSIQAWKIEKTGEVKNVQIENF